The Chiroxiphia lanceolata isolate bChiLan1 chromosome W, bChiLan1.pri, whole genome shotgun sequence genome window below encodes:
- the LOC116780084 gene encoding LOW QUALITY PROTEIN: transitional endoplasmic reticulum ATPase-like (The sequence of the model RefSeq protein was modified relative to this genomic sequence to represent the inferred CDS: inserted 1 base in 1 codon) — protein MASGSDSKADDLSTAILKQKNRPNRLIVDEAINEDNSVVSLSQAKMDELQLFRGDTVLLKGKKRREAVCIVLSDDTCSDEKIRMNRVVRNNLRVRLGDVISIQPCPDVKYGKRIHVLPIDDTVEGITGNLFEVYLKPYFLEAYRPIRKGDIFLVRGGMRAVEFKVVETDPSPYCIVAPDTVIHCEGEPIKREDEEESLNEVGYDDIGGCRKQLAQIKEMVELPLRHPALFKAIGVKPPRGILLYGPPGTGKTLIARAVANETGAFFFLINGPEIMSKLAGESESNLRKAFEEAEKNAPAIIFIDELDAIAPKREKTHGEVERRIVSQLLTLMDGLKQRAHVIVMAATNRPNSIDPALRRFGRFDREVDIGIPDATGRLEILQIHTKNMKLADDVDLEQVANETHGHVGADLAAXCSEAALQAIRKKMDLIDLEDETIDAEVMNSLAVTMDDFRWALSQSNPSALRETVVEVPQVTWEDIGGLEDVKRELQELVQYPVEHPDKFLKFGMTPSKGVLFYGPPGCGKTLLAKAIANECQANFISIKGPELLTMWFGESEANVREIFDKARQAAPCVLFFDELDSIAKARGGNIGDGGGAADRVINQILTEMDGMSTKKNVFIIGATNRPDIIDPAILRPGRLDQLIYIPLPDEKSRVAILKANLRKSPVAKDVDLDFLAKMTNGFSGADLTEICQRACKLAIRESIESEIRRERERQTNPSAMEVEEDDPVPEIRRDHFEEAMRFARRSVSDNDIRKYEMFAQTLQQSRGFGSFRFPSGNQGGAGPNQGTGGGSGGNVYSEDNDDDLYG, from the exons TTCTAAAGCAGATGACTTATCGACTGCTattctgaagcagaagaacAGGCCCAATCGGTTAATTGTTGACGAAGCCATCAATGAAGACAACAGTGTTGTGTCACTGTCCCAG GCAAAAATGGATGAATTGCAGCTGTTCAGAGGAGACACTGTCCTGctaaaagggaagaagaggagagaagcagTCTGCATTGTTCTGTCAGATGATACCTGCTCGGATGAGAAGATTCGCATGAATAGGGTTGTTCGCAATAACTTGAGAGTGCGCCTGGGTGATGTGATCAG CATCCAGCCTTGCCCAGATGTGAAATACGGCAAACGTATCCATGTGCTGCCAATTGATGACACAGTAGAAGGGATCACAGGGAATCTGTTTGAGGTCTATCTCAAGCCATACTTCCTGGAAGCTTACAGACCCATCAGGAAAG GTGACATCTTCTTGGTGCGTGGAGGGATGCGTGCAGTGGAGTTCAAAGTGGTGGAGACAGATCCAAGCCCATACTGCATAGTGGCTCCAGACACAGTGATCCATTGTGAAGGAGAACCCATCAAACGAGAG GATGAAGAGGAGTCACTGAATGAAGTGGGCTATGATGACATTGGTGGTTGCCGGAAGCAGCTGGCTCAAATCAAAGAGATGGTGGAACTTCCTCTCCGACACCCTGCTCTCTTCAAGGCCATAGGGGTGAAG CCTCCACGTGGGATCCTGCTGTATGGTCCTCCTGGCACTGGTAAAACACTTATTGCCCGAGCGGTGGCCAACGAAACAGGGGCTTTCTTCTTCCTGATCAATG GTCCTGAGATCATGAGCAAGCTGGCTGGTGAGTCTGAGAGCAATCTGAGGAAAGCCTttgaagaagcagagaagaatgCTCCTGCCATCATCTTCATTGATGAACTGGATGCCATTGCTCCTAAGAGAGAGAAG ACACATGGAGAGGTGGAACGACGCATTGTGTCTCAGCTGTTGACTCTTATGGATGGACTGAAACAGAGAGCACATGTGATTGTTATGGCAGCCACCAACAGACCCAACAGCATTGACCCAGCACTCAGGCGATTTG GTCGTTTTGACAGAGAGGTAGATATTGGTATCCCAGATGCCACTGGGCGCCTGGAGATCCTGCAGATCCAcacaaaaaatatgaaactggCTGATGATGTGGATCTGGAACAG GTGGCAAACGAGACCCATGGCCATGTTGGTGCTGACTTGGCTG CTTGTTCAGAAGCTGCTCTTCAGGCTATCAGAAAGAAGATGGATCTCATAGACCTAGAAGATGAAACTATTGATGCTGAAGTGATGAACTCACTGGCTGTGACCATGGATGACTTCAGG TGGGCTTTGAGCCAGAGCAACCCTTCTGCTCTTCGTGAGACTGTGGTGGAGGTGCCACAGGTTACCTGGGAAGATATTGGTGGTCTAGAAGATGTAAAGAGAGAACTCCAGGAACTTGTACAG taTCCTGTGGAACACCCAGACAAGTTCCTCAAATTTGGCATGACCCCATCAAAAGGAGTTCTGTTCTATGGGCCACCTGGTTGTGGTAAGACACTTCTGGCCAAAGCCATTGCTAATGAATGCCAGGCAAACTTCATTTCCATTAAAGGACCGGAATTGCTCACCATGTGGTTTGGCGAGTCTGAAGCCAACGTGCGTGAGATCTTTGACAAG GCCCGCCAAGCAGCCCCATGTGTGCTCTTTTTTGATGAACTGGACTCCATCGCCAAGGCTCGAGGTGGGAATATcggtgatggtggtggtgctgcagACCGTGTCATCAATCAGATCCTGACAGAGATGGATGGCATGTCCAccaagaaaaatgtcttcatcATTGGTGCCACCAACAGGCCAGACATCATTGACCCAGCCATCTTGCGTCCTGGTCGCCTGGATCAGCTCATCTACATCCCTCTGCCTGATGAGAAGTCCCGGGTTGCAATTCTTAAGGCCAACCTGAGGAAATCACCAGTTGCCAAG gATGTTGACCTGGATTTCCTAGCTAAGATGACCAATGGCTTTTCAGGGGCTGACCTGACAGAAATTTGCCAGCGTGCCTGCAAACTGGCCATCCGCGAATCCATCGAGAGTGAGATCAGGCGAGAGCGCGAGAGGCAGACCAACCCTTCTGCCATG gaggtggaggaggatgACCCTGTTCCCGAGATACGCAGGGATCACTTTGAGGAGGCCATGCGCTTTGCTCGCCGCTCTGTCAGTGACAACGACATCAGGAAATATGAGATGTTTGCACAGACCCTACAGCAGAGCCGTGGCTTTGGCAGCTTCAG